CTGAAGATCGCGGCGGTGGCACTGCTGCTGCTGCGGTTTGCCCGGCACTACACCGAACTGGAGCCGAAGCAACTCGCCAACCTGCGCCACCTGGCCCTTTCCGTCGGTTGCGGCGTGATGGTTTTCCTGCTCTGGATACCATTGGATATCCGGTTGAACCCCCTGGGCATCACGGGGGGCTTCAATCCGCTCCTGTTTCAGGAAGGGACGGAGCGTATCCTGATGATTGCCGCCCGCCTGGCGGGAGCAGTGCTGGTGGTGCCGCTGATGGAGGAGCTGTTCTGGCGCTCCTTCTTCATTCGCTACCTGATTGCCCAGGATTTCAGCCAGGTGGAAATCGGCCGGACCACCCGTTCGGCCTTCCTGATCACCGCCCTGCTCTTCGGTCTTGAACACAACTTTTTCATTGCCGGCGTCATGGCCGGCTGCGCCTACAACTTCCTGCTCCATGCCACCCGCAGCATCATCCACTGCGTGCTGGCCCACGCCGTTACCAACCTGCTGCTGGGGCTCTACGTCCTGACTACGCAGCAGTGGCAGTTCTGGTAACCCATGCCCCGTTTCATCGCCTCTCCATCGCCACTGTAATCTTTCGCACAGAATCTGTCGGCGAAGATTACACTTTTTCATCCCGCCAAGCCAAACACCAATCTTTCCAATCAATTTCAAATACTTACAACTTGGCACTCCTATTGCTATACCTTGACCATCGACAGTTTCGGCTCTCCCGGCAGCGTAAAACGAACAGGAGGAGGAAAAGACCATGAAAAAGAGCGCGTATCGTTCGGCAATGGCGGCATTCAGTCTGGGACTGATGCTGTTCTTCGGCAGCAGTTCCGCATTCGCCCTGAACCTGGTGACCAACGGCAGTTTCGACACCGGCGACTTCACGGGATGGGTAAAAAACGGTTCGTACATGTATGTAAACGGAGCCAACTCATTCAGTGCTCCGTTTGCGGCCACGCTGGGAACTCCGGGGGCCTTGGGATCCCTGACCCAGTCCATCGCCACCCAG
The window above is part of the Trichlorobacter ammonificans genome. Proteins encoded here:
- a CDS encoding CAAX prenyl protease-related protein — protein: MNSAILPRVAPFALFMACVGLEEGGRFLIERGLLPLDQQDLQYLYPLKIAAVALLLLRFARHYTELEPKQLANLRHLALSVGCGVMVFLLWIPLDIRLNPLGITGGFNPLLFQEGTERILMIAARLAGAVLVVPLMEELFWRSFFIRYLIAQDFSQVEIGRTTRSAFLITALLFGLEHNFFIAGVMAGCAYNFLLHATRSIIHCVLAHAVTNLLLGLYVLTTQQWQFW